The following DNA comes from Methanothermus fervidus DSM 2088.
TATAGAACCTTTAGATTTACCTGTCATTAAAGATTTAATTGTTGATAGGAAAGAAATGGAAAATAAAGCACGTGAAATGCATTTATATTTACATTCAAAAAAGACTAAAGATCTGAGAATCATAAAACCAGAAAAGTATTGGGATTCTAGGAAAGTTAGAGGTTGTATCGAGTGTTTTTCATGTTTAACAGCTTGTCCTGTTATCAAAGAGACTTCAAAATATTTAGGACCCTATCATATGAACTATATAGCTAAATTTGCATTTGATCCAAGAGATGAATATAATAGAGTGTCCCAAGGAATAAAAAAAGGAATTTATTATTGTACTACTTGTGGAGCATGCGAAGAAGTGTGTCCTAAAGGACTAAATCTTCCAGGAGATGCAATAGAAAAATTGAGAGAACTTGCATATAAAGAAGAGATGGGTCCATTGCCTCCACACACATCTATTAGAAAACGCGTGGAAAAAACTGGAAGATCCGTAGATTTCATTGGAAAATCATTTATAGACAATGTCTCAAAATTTGGGGAAAGCAATATAGCATTCTTTACGGGGTGTTTAGTTGATTATAGAATGCCAGAAGTTGGTGAAGCATTACTAAAAATATTTGAAAATATTGGATTAGATATAGATGTTCCTAAAGGACAAGTATGTTGTGGATCTCCATTAATACGTACAGGGCAGACTGATATTGTAAAAGAACTTGTAGAGAAAAACAGAGAAATATTTGAGGGATATGATACTGTAATAACATTGTGTGCTGGGTGTGGATCAACACTAAAAAATGACTATCCTAAGTTTGGTGTTAAATTAAATGTTAAAGACATAAGTGAATTTTTAGTTGATAAAAATCTAAACCTTAAACCTATTAAAATGAGAGTAACCTATCATGACCCTTGTCATTTGGCTAGAGGACAAAACGTTCGTAAAGAGCCACGAAAAATTTTAAATAAAATTCCTGGATTAGATTTTGTTGAAATGGATGAACCTGATAGGTGTTGTGGTGCAGGTGGAGGTGTGAGATCAGGCAAACCTGAATTAGCCCAAAAACTGGCTAAAAAGAAAATAGAGATGGCAGAAAAAATAAATGCAGATGCAATTATAACCATATGTCCATTTTGTCAATTAAATATGCAAGATGCAGCAAATAAAAAATCTACAAAAATTAAAGTTTTAAACATAGTAGAATTATTAAGAAAAGGTTTGTAACGATGTTAGAAAATATAACTGTCGTATTTGTTGAACCAAAGACCGCGGGAAACATAGGTTTTATGGCAAGAGCAATGAAAAATTTTGGATTGAAAAAATTAATCCTTATAAATCCCTGCAAATTAAGTAAGGAAGCATATTATCATGCAGTGCATGCTAAAGATATTATAAAGAATTCTAAAGTCTACGAATCTTTAAATAAAATGCTTGAAAAAGAAAATATTAATTTATTGGTTGGTACAAGTGGCGTAGTTGCAGGGGATCGTAATATAGAGAGGATATCAGTTACGCCAGAATATTTGGCTGAAAATATACAAAAAAATACGGCTATTTTATTTGGAAGAGAAGACCATGGACTATACAGCCATGAGTTAAGAATGTGTGATCTTATCCTTACAATTCCAACAAGTAAAGAATATCCTATTATGAATGTGTCCCATGCAGCCGCAGTAATTTTTTATGAATTATTCAAAAAAATGGAAGATACATGTGAAATTGAGAAAGAAATTGCATCCTACAAAGAAAAAGAATTGTTAAAAAAAGAAATAAATGAAGTTGTATCAAAATTAGACATGCCAATACATAAAAAAAGAAATGCAATAAAAGTTTTTAAAAACATAATTGGTAGATCATTTTTAACTAAAAAAGAATTTCATGTATTGATGGGTATATTTAGATCCATAAAAAGAAATATATAGTGGGAAAGACAATGTTATTTGGAGATAACACTACTGGCTTAATCTTACTTTTAATTTTCTTAATTATTTTTCCAATGGTAATGAATCAGATGCTTCTACGCAACGTATCTAGATATGTAGAAGAAATGGAAAAGAAAGTTGAGGAAGCCGAAAAATTAATAATAAAGATGTGTAAAAGGAAACATTCAAAAGAATTAAAGAAATTTTTAGAATTCTTTGTTGCAAAGCCATCTAGATTAGACCCACATGGAATTGTGAAAAGATTTGAAAAAATATTAAACATGAGTGAGAAAAGATTTAAAGAGGTTGCAGATAAGGTCTTAGAGGATTTAGACGAAGAAAAAAAATCTAATTTTATAATGGCTTTAAAATCTACCTTAAGTTTGAAATCAACGGCAAAAATCATAAGACATAACCTTGAATTAGCTAAAAAAACAAAGAATTTTCAAATATTAATAGCATTGCAAATGAACCTCAACCTAATAAGACGTTTTTTTGAAGCTCAATTTGAAGGTGTTAAAGCATTTTCAAAAGGATTACCAGTTGGTGACAGTGCCGGGGTAGTTGTTGCTGGAGCCCTGATGGATGGTAACGATGATTTGAAAGAAATGGGAGATATGGTATATACTAAAAAAAGTATAGATGGTAGAAATGTGATTATAGTAAGAAGTAAAGGACCTGGGGCAAGAATTGGTAGAGTTGGAAGAGTAGTAACAAGATTAATTGACAAAAATAATATTGATCATTTAATTATGATAGATGCTGCTGTAAAATTAGAAGGAGAAAAAACTGGAAGTGTTGCTGAAGGTGTGGGGGTCGTAGTTGGCGGAACAGGCGTTGAAAAATGGTTAATAGAAAATAAAATCACTGAAAAGGACATAGATGTGAGTTCAGTTATAATTAAAATGAGTCTTGAAGAAGCTGTAAGTCAGATGAATAAAAAAATATTAGAAGGATGTAAAAAAGCAATAAAAATTGTTAATAAAATGATTGAAAGATATGAAAAAGATAGTAATATTCTTGTTGTTGGAGTAGGCAATAGTTCAGGAATACCTAATGTTGTTGAAGATCTTTCTAAAATAAAAATTAAGGAAGAGGTAAAAAATGGCAATACTAAGTGATAGAGACATTGAAAAATATTTGAAAAAGGGTATTATATCTATAGAACCATTAGAAGACCCAAAAAATCAAATACAGCCAGCATCTGTAGATTTGAGGGTTGGTCATAAATTTAAAAGTTTTAAAATTATTAGAAAACCATATATAGATCCAAAAAAAGGACGTGATTTAGAATCATATATGGATACATTTCATTTGGAAGATGGCGAAGCTTTTATCATTCATCCAGGTGAATTTGCATTAGCAAGTACTTATGAAACTATTAAACTTCCAAAACATCTAGTAGGAAGAGTTGAAGGTCGTTCTTCTATTGGAAGGTTGGGCGTGACAGTTCATGTAACAGCAGGTTATATAGATCCTGGATTTCATGGAAAGATAACATTGGAAATATCAAATATAGGTAAGATGCCAATAGCAATATATCCAAAGCAAAGAATTTGTCAAATAGTTTTTGAAACAATGACCTCTCCTGCTAAAAGGCCATATGGACATCCTGAGAGAGATAGTAAGTACATGGGACAGAATGGCCCTGAAAGTAGTAAAATATCAAAAGATTATGAGATAAAACATGGTAAAATTTAAACTAGGTGATA
Coding sequences within:
- a CDS encoding Protein of unknown function DUF1512 (COGs: COG4046 conserved hypothetical protein~InterPro IPR009995~KEGG: mth:MTH1848 hypothetical protein~PFAM: Protein of unknown function DUF1512~SPTR: O27876 Conserved protein~PFAM: Protein of unknown function (DUF1512)) encodes the protein MLFGDNTTGLILLLIFLIIFPMVMNQMLLRNVSRYVEEMEKKVEEAEKLIIKMCKRKHSKELKKFLEFFVAKPSRLDPHGIVKRFEKILNMSEKRFKEVADKVLEDLDEEKKSNFIMALKSTLSLKSTAKIIRHNLELAKKTKNFQILIALQMNLNLIRRFFEAQFEGVKAFSKGLPVGDSAGVVVAGALMDGNDDLKEMGDMVYTKKSIDGRNVIIVRSKGPGARIGRVGRVVTRLIDKNNIDHLIMIDAAVKLEGEKTGSVAEGVGVVVGGTGVEKWLIENKITEKDIDVSSVIIKMSLEEAVSQMNKKILEGCKKAIKIVNKMIERYEKDSNILVVGVGNSSGIPNVVEDLSKIKIKEEVKNGNTK
- a CDS encoding thiol-driven fumarate reductase, iron-sulfur protein (COGs: COG0247 Fe-S oxidoreductase~InterPro IPR009051: IPR001041: IPR017896: IPR006058: IPR 017900: IPR004017: IPR012675: IPR012285: IPR004489~KEGG: mth:MTH1850 succinate dehydrogenase/fumarate reductase iron-sulfur subunit~PFAM: protein of unknown function DUF224 cysteine-rich region domain protein; ferredoxin~SPTR: O53142 Thiol:fumarate reductase subunit B protein~TIGRFAM: succinate dehydrogenase and fumarate reductase iron-sulfur protein~PFAM: 2Fe-2S iron-sulfur cluster binding domain; Cysteine-rich domain~TIGRFAM: succinate dehydrogenase and fumarate reductase iron-sulfur protein), coding for MKIHVFRYDPKVDNKPYYETYEISKKEKMTVLDALNTINAKYGANIAFRSSCKAGQCGSCAVKVNGKPVLACKHEVENNAIIEPLDLPVIKDLIVDRKEMENKAREMHLYLHSKKTKDLRIIKPEKYWDSRKVRGCIECFSCLTACPVIKETSKYLGPYHMNYIAKFAFDPRDEYNRVSQGIKKGIYYCTTCGACEEVCPKGLNLPGDAIEKLRELAYKEEMGPLPPHTSIRKRVEKTGRSVDFIGKSFIDNVSKFGESNIAFFTGCLVDYRMPEVGEALLKIFENIGLDIDVPKGQVCCGSPLIRTGQTDIVKELVEKNREIFEGYDTVITLCAGCGSTLKNDYPKFGVKLNVKDISEFLVDKNLNLKPIKMRVTYHDPCHLARGQNVRKEPRKILNKIPGLDFVEMDEPDRCCGAGGGVRSGKPELAQKLAKKKIEMAEKINADAIITICPFCQLNMQDAANKKSTKIKVLNIVELLRKGL
- a CDS encoding RNA methyltransferase, TrmH family, group 1 (COGs: COG0565 rRNA methylase~InterPro IPR001537: IPR004384~KEGG: mth:MTH1849 hypothetical protein~PFAM: tRNA/rRNA methyltransferase (SpoU)~SPTR: O27877 Conserved protein~TIGRFAM: RNA methyltransferase, TrmH family, group 1~PFAM: SpoU rRNA Methylase family~TIGRFAM: RNA methyltransferase, TrmH family, group 1), whose product is MLENITVVFVEPKTAGNIGFMARAMKNFGLKKLILINPCKLSKEAYYHAVHAKDIIKNSKVYESLNKMLEKENINLLVGTSGVVAGDRNIERISVTPEYLAENIQKNTAILFGREDHGLYSHELRMCDLILTIPTSKEYPIMNVSHAAAVIFYELFKKMEDTCEIEKEIASYKEKELLKKEINEVVSKLDMPIHKKRNAIKVFKNIIGRSFLTKKEFHVLMGIFRSIKRNI
- a CDS encoding dCTP deaminase (COGs: COG0717 Deoxycytidine deaminase~InterPro IPR008180: IPR011962~KEGG: mth:MTH1847 deoxycytidine triphosphate deaminase~PFAM: deoxyUTP pyrophosphatase~SPTR: O27875 Probable deoxycytidine triphosphate deaminase~TIGRFAM: deoxycytidine triphosphate deaminase~PFAM: dUTPase~TIGRFAM: deoxycytidine triphosphate deaminase); the encoded protein is MAILSDRDIEKYLKKGIISIEPLEDPKNQIQPASVDLRVGHKFKSFKIIRKPYIDPKKGRDLESYMDTFHLEDGEAFIIHPGEFALASTYETIKLPKHLVGRVEGRSSIGRLGVTVHVTAGYIDPGFHGKITLEISNIGKMPIAIYPKQRICQIVFETMTSPAKRPYGHPERDSKYMGQNGPESSKISKDYEIKHGKI